From one Oxyura jamaicensis isolate SHBP4307 breed ruddy duck chromosome 15, BPBGC_Ojam_1.0, whole genome shotgun sequence genomic stretch:
- the RFC5 gene encoding replication factor C subunit 5: MVLELNASDDRGIDIVRGPILSFASTRTIFKKGFKLVILDEADAMTQDAQNALRRVIEKFTENTRFCLICNYLSKIIPALQSRCTRFRFGPLTPELMVPRLQHVIQEEGVDVSEDGMKALVTLSSGDMRRALNILQSTAMAFGKVTEENVYTCTGHPLKSDIANILDWMLNQDFSTAYRKITELKTLKGLALQDILTEIHLFVHRVDFPPSVRIQLLIKMADIEYRLAAGTSEKVQLSSLVAAFQVTRDLIVAEA; the protein is encoded by the exons ATGGTGTTGGAG CTGAACGCCTCGGACGACCGGGGAATCGACATCGTCCGAGGGCCCATCCTGAGCTTCGCCAGCACCAGGACCATCTTCAA GAAAGGCTTCAAGCTCGTCATCCTGGATGAAGCCGACGCCATGACCCAGGACGCTCAGAATGCCCTGAGGCGAG TGATCGAGAAGTTCACCGAAAACACCCGCTTCTGCCTCATCTGCAACTACCTCTCCAAGATCATCCCCGCGCTGCAGTCCCGCTGCACCCGCTTCCGCTTCGGGCCCCTCACCCCGGAGCTGATGGTGCCCCGGCTGCAGCACGTCATACAGGAGGAGGG GGTGGATGTGAGCGAGGATGGGATGAAGGCGCTGGTGACCCTCTCGAGTGGCGACATGCGCCGAGCCCTGAACATCCTGCAG agcACCGCCATGGCCTTCGGGAAGGTGACGGAGGAGAATGTCTACACCTGCACGGGGCATCCCCTCAAGTCCGACATCGCCAACATCCTCGACTGGATGCTCAACCAGGACTTCTCCACCGCCTATCGCA AAATCACAGAGCTGAAGACGCTGAAGGGCTTGGCCCTGCAGGACATCCTGACCGAGATCCACCTGTTTGTGCACAGAG TCGATTTCCCACCCTCAGTCCGCATCCAGCTGCTGATCAAAATGGCAGACATCGA GTACCGGCTGGCTGCTGGCACGAGCGAGAAGGTTCAGCTGAGCTCCCTCGTCGCGGCTTTCCAAGTCACCAGGGACCTGATCGTGGCCGAAGCCTGA